The nucleotide window CCGTGCTTTTGATGCGACGGTTGATCTCCTGGGCAGCGTGCATCGCCGCGACTACGCCGTAGGCCCCGTCGAACCGTCCAGCCAGGGGCTGGCTGTCTAGGTGGGAACCGATGAGGACATAGGGGGCGCCCGGAATCCATTCGATGAGTCCAAACATGTTGCCGATGCCGTCCACGCGCAGCTCGTATCCTGTGTTCTGGATCCACTGGGCGAACCAGGTTCGGGTGGCCGCGTCGTTGGCCGTCGCGGCCTGGCGGTCCACGCCATTCTTGGCGGTCGCGCCGATGGTCGCTACGTAATGAAAGTCTTGCAGGAAGGAGTGAGCGTTCATGGGGTGCAAACCTTTCGTCGTTTATCTAGTTAGGTTTATGGCAAGAAGTCGTTGTCAGGGAGCCCTTTCGAGGGCGGTCCCGGAGTTCTAAAGCCTGTGAGGCCGTCTCCTCCTCAGGCTTCCGGACTGCTGAGGCTGGGGGCCGCCAAGCGATACGGTGCGCACCCCGGCACCTGCTCTAGCACTGCCGCAGCCTCACTGACCACCCGACTGGCGTCCGGTCCCGCGGCGATCAGCACCAGCGCCTGTCGTTCGGGGGGCAGCCGGTCGTCGGGCCGTGTGCGCACGTCTACTCGTCCGCCGGCTAGCTGGATAACATGCCAGGTCCCGTCGTAGTCCTGGACAACGCCCTTGGCCCGGACCAAGCACGCAGATTGTGAGGCTAGCGCGCGGGTGAGTGCGTCCACGTCAACGGGCTCCGGGCACTCGAGTGTGGTGGTCGCGTGAGTCTCCGCGTGATCCGTCCCGTCGTGGCGGTGCGTCACCCAATCAGCGCTGGCCTCGTCGTCGACCGCCTCCCGTGCCGGTGCGGCGAGGGCTTCAGCTGCAGTCGCCCCCGGATCAGTGAAATTCTGCAGGATCAGACGCGCCTGCGGCGCCGCTGCATGGCACGCCTCCGCGGCGTCCTCGGTTTCGGCGGTCAGGGCCAAATCGGTCTTCGTCACCAGCACCACCTCCGCCGCGGTGAGTTGCCGTGCCACTGTGTCGCCGACGTACTCGTCGCGCAGGAGCCGCCGGATGGCGGTCGCGTCTGCGCACACCAGCACCGGGCCGGGGGAGAAGCCCGGGAAGTCCCGCCACATTGCGAGCT belongs to Arthrobacter crystallopoietes and includes:
- a CDS encoding CobW family GTP-binding protein; its protein translation is MTARLGIIGGYLGSGKSTLVNRLLAGVLPGRTAVVVNDFGSVNIDADLIASASGDTIELTNGCICCQISDDASRTMTALAARGDLDHVLCEVSGVGDPGQLAMWRDFPGFSPGPVLVCADATAIRRLLRDEYVGDTVARQLTAAEVVLVTKTDLALTAETEDAAEACHAAAPQARLILQNFTDPGATAAEALAAPAREAVDDEASADWVTHRHDGTDHAETHATTTLECPEPVDVDALTRALASQSACLVRAKGVVQDYDGTWHVIQLAGGRVDVRTRPDDRLPPERQALVLIAAGPDASRVVSEAAAVLEQVPGCAPYRLAAPSLSSPEA